A stretch of the Candidatus Nealsonbacteria bacterium genome encodes the following:
- a CDS encoding NAD(P)/FAD-dependent oxidoreductase has product MEKYDYAIIGMGIGGLTTGALLAEAGKKVIIFEQHYLPGGYGHTFKREGFSFCPGWHYVWNCGKGEAVYNMLKKLGLEKEVTFEKLDPKGFDRVVSKGIDYKIGSGFERECSRLSVMFPNHGKQIKKYFSIIEKFNQHKNNVEKLLCFAYIYKYLKWTLQNLFDHFQFPPKLQLILSGQSPVFLLPPNKLSLVVHAWGIASYDSGAYYPTEHFEKAVNGLFNKIKDSKKCSTHLSTEIVKLNLNDDNTRVISAETKNGEMFSADNFIFNGDPKLSMDLIGKEYFPEKFQKKLDYDYSSGVLSVFLGLKDIDLSKYMGKENIFYYSDPDINSLYEQHFAQGIPKELQLFCNAPSLRSDALCPPGCHQLVAIAPCNYQYFADLRSKSRAEYIKVKEKYADKLIDTIEEKFVPGLKSHIVLRIVGTPTTSEHFVFAPQGSSYGTSLDPANVNINRLRHKSPFKNMYYIGAASFLPGFAPIISFASNLYEKLTGDKVQ; this is encoded by the coding sequence ATGGAAAAATACGACTACGCTATTATTGGCATGGGAATAGGAGGATTAACAACAGGCGCTTTGCTTGCGGAAGCAGGAAAAAAAGTGATTATTTTCGAACAGCATTATCTTCCGGGAGGTTATGGCCATACTTTTAAACGAGAAGGTTTTTCATTCTGTCCCGGATGGCATTATGTTTGGAATTGCGGAAAAGGCGAGGCAGTCTATAATATGCTAAAAAAATTAGGATTAGAAAAGGAAGTTACATTTGAGAAACTTGACCCAAAAGGATTTGATAGAGTAGTTTCAAAAGGAATCGATTACAAGATTGGCAGTGGATTTGAACGTGAATGTTCGCGATTATCAGTAATGTTCCCCAATCACGGCAAACAAATAAAAAAATACTTCTCTATAATAGAGAAGTTTAATCAACACAAAAACAACGTCGAAAAACTATTATGCTTCGCTTATATTTATAAGTACCTTAAATGGACGCTCCAAAATCTTTTTGACCATTTTCAATTTCCTCCTAAGCTTCAATTAATATTATCGGGTCAAAGTCCAGTTTTTCTTTTGCCGCCTAATAAATTATCTTTAGTTGTTCACGCGTGGGGCATTGCCTCTTATGACTCCGGAGCATACTATCCAACAGAGCATTTTGAAAAGGCGGTAAATGGCTTGTTTAATAAAATCAAAGATAGTAAAAAATGCAGTACACATCTTTCTACAGAAATTGTAAAATTAAATTTAAACGATGATAATACAAGAGTTATTTCAGCAGAGACTAAAAATGGAGAGATGTTTTCGGCAGATAATTTTATTTTCAATGGAGATCCAAAGCTCAGCATGGATTTAATTGGTAAAGAATATTTTCCTGAAAAATTTCAAAAAAAATTAGATTATGATTATTCATCAGGCGTGTTAAGCGTCTTTTTAGGCTTGAAGGATATAGACTTAAGTAAATATATGGGCAAAGAAAATATATTTTATTATTCAGATCCAGATATAAACAGTCTTTATGAGCAGCACTTTGCCCAGGGCATTCCCAAAGAACTGCAGCTCTTTTGCAATGCGCCATCTTTACGTTCAGATGCTTTATGTCCCCCGGGATGTCATCAATTAGTTGCCATAGCTCCTTGCAATTATCAATATTTTGCTGATTTAAGGTCTAAGAGCAGAGCAGAATATATTAAAGTGAAGGAAAAATATGCCGATAAACTTATAGATACAATAGAAGAAAAATTTGTCCCTGGATTAAAATCCCACATTGTTTTAAGAATAGTCGGTACTCCGACAACAAGCGAACATTTTGTTTTTGCGCCTCAAGGAAGCAGTTATGGCACTAGTTTAGATCCGGCTAATGTTAATATAAACCGTCTTAGACATAAAAGTCCCTTCAAAAATATGTATTATATTGGCGCGGCAAGCTTTTTGCCTGGTTTTGCTCCAATAATATCCTTTGCTTCAAATCTCTATGAAAAATTAACAGGAGATAAAGTACAGTAA
- the mraW gene encoding 16S rRNA (cytosine(1402)-N(4))-methyltransferase, translating to MLTKKPVRPSPEEIRVNPRSRSAKLRAAVKIV from the coding sequence ATTTTAACAAAAAAGCCGGTCAGGCCAAGCCCTGAAGAAATTCGAGTCAATCCTCGATCAAGGTCGGCTAAATTAAGAGCAGCAGTAAAAATCGTATAA
- a CDS encoding penicillin-binding protein 2 — translation MKQWRINLIFIFIIFFGAVIISRLFFLQVLNQDYWRALAKGQQKIFLKIPSTRGEIFLRDKNDNLYPLAINKEWSLVYAAPNEVQDKTGIAQQLSGILELDQDFILERLSRETFYTIIKKKLTEEELKELKELDLTGVYLEKEKGRFYPQKFLASQTIGFLQADGGGEYGIEGYYNDILEGREGFQEGERSAQGFFLAFAEKFLPAEGGSDLVLTLDYNIQFMAEKLLWEAKENFDIEEGTIIVGDTISGEILAIANFPNFNPNQYSKVENWEIFQNSAIQKIFEPGSVFKPIVMAAGLNEKKLTPQTTYEDKGFVKVGGYTIYNYDNRVWGQRTMTEVLERSINTGAVFAESQVGHELFLKYLEKFAIFKPTGIDLEGEVFSENKEFKKGYEINFATASFGQGIEMTPIQLFRAFSAITNKGRLVKPYMVKKVLTNGEEKETQPVIAGSQIISSQTASQLIKMLVNVVEQGYAKSAKIPGYYIAGKTGTAQIAWSALGMNKSGYSDKTIQSFVGFAPAYNPRFQILVKLNNPKTKTAEYSAVPIFHDLAKYIIDYWQIPPDYE, via the coding sequence ATGAAGCAATGGCGGATTAATTTAATCTTTATCTTTATTATTTTTTTTGGAGCGGTAATCATTAGCCGCTTATTTTTTCTTCAAGTTTTAAATCAAGATTATTGGCGGGCCTTAGCCAAGGGGCAGCAAAAAATTTTTTTAAAAATTCCCAGCACAAGAGGGGAAATTTTTTTAAGAGATAAGAATGACAATCTTTATCCTTTGGCAATCAATAAAGAATGGTCTTTGGTTTATGCTGCTCCAAATGAAGTCCAGGATAAAACAGGCATAGCTCAACAATTAAGCGGAATTCTTGAATTAGATCAAGACTTTATTTTAGAAAGATTAAGCAGAGAAACTTTCTATACAATCATAAAAAAGAAATTAACAGAAGAAGAATTAAAAGAATTAAAGGAATTAGATTTAACGGGCGTCTATCTGGAGAAAGAAAAAGGCAGGTTTTATCCTCAAAAGTTTTTAGCTTCCCAAACAATAGGTTTTTTACAAGCAGATGGAGGTGGAGAATACGGAATAGAGGGTTATTATAATGATATTTTAGAAGGCAGGGAAGGTTTTCAAGAAGGAGAAAGAAGTGCTCAAGGATTTTTTTTAGCCTTTGCTGAAAAATTTCTGCCGGCCGAAGGAGGCTCCGATCTTGTTTTAACTTTGGATTATAATATCCAATTTATGGCAGAAAAGTTATTATGGGAAGCTAAAGAAAATTTCGATATCGAGGAAGGGACAATTATAGTTGGAGATACTATCTCCGGTGAAATACTGGCAATAGCTAACTTTCCTAATTTTAATCCTAATCAGTATTCAAAAGTTGAAAATTGGGAAATTTTTCAGAACTCAGCTATTCAAAAAATCTTTGAACCAGGCTCTGTTTTTAAGCCTATAGTCATGGCCGCCGGTTTGAACGAAAAAAAACTGACCCCACAGACAACTTATGAAGATAAGGGATTTGTTAAGGTCGGAGGTTATACAATTTACAATTACGACAATAGAGTTTGGGGTCAAAGAACAATGACCGAAGTCTTAGAAAGATCGATAAATACCGGAGCAGTTTTTGCTGAAAGTCAGGTTGGTCATGAGCTTTTCTTGAAATATCTTGAAAAATTTGCCATTTTCAAACCAACCGGAATTGATCTAGAAGGAGAAGTTTTTTCAGAAAATAAGGAGTTTAAAAAAGGGTATGAAATCAATTTCGCTACAGCTTCTTTTGGTCAAGGAATCGAGATGACACCCATCCAACTTTTTAGAGCCTTTTCAGCTATCACCAACAAAGGAAGGTTGGTGAAACCCTATATGGTGAAAAAGGTTTTAACCAATGGGGAAGAAAAAGAGACACAGCCTGTCATAGCAGGCTCTCAAATTATTTCCTCTCAAACCGCCTCACAATTAATAAAAATGCTAGTCAATGTGGTGGAACAAGGTTATGCCAAGAGCGCGAAAATCCCCGGTTATTATATTGCCGGAAAGACCGGTACTGCCCAAATTGCTTGGTCTGCTTTGGGAATGAATAAATCAGGCTATTCAGACAAAACCATTCAGAGCTTTGTTGGATTCGCTCCAGCCTATAATCCTCGTTTCCAAATTTTAGTTAAACTTAACAACCCAAAAACTAAGACCGCTGAATATTCAGCTGTGCCAATTTTTCACGATTTGGCAAAATATATCATTGATTATTGGCAAATTCCTCCAGATTACGAATAA